A section of the Candidatus Methylomirabilota bacterium genome encodes:
- a CDS encoding septal ring lytic transglycosylase RlpA family protein, whose product MWLRGLLGLLVLGGCALAHPSAPPPRVASEQTGEASWYGRPYHGQRTASGEIFDMYALTAAHPTLPFGARVRVTNLKNGRAVEVRINDRGPTARGRIIDLSYAAARALDAVEAGVFPVRVRVVALPER is encoded by the coding sequence GTGTGGCTCCGCGGACTCCTGGGGCTCCTCGTCCTCGGGGGCTGCGCGCTCGCGCATCCCTCGGCGCCTCCCCCGCGGGTGGCGAGCGAGCAGACGGGCGAGGCGTCGTGGTACGGCCGCCCGTACCACGGCCAGCGCACCGCGAGCGGAGAGATCTTCGACATGTACGCGCTCACGGCGGCCCACCCCACGCTGCCCTTCGGCGCGCGCGTGCGCGTCACGAACCTCAAGAACGGCCGCGCGGTCGAGGTCCGCATCAACGACCGTGGGCCGACGGCGCGCGGCCGCATCATCGACCTCTCCTACGCGGCGGCGCGCGCGCTCGACGCCGTGGAGGCCGGCGTCTTCCCGGTGCGCGTCCGCGTGGTCGCGCTGCCCGAGCGGTAG
- a CDS encoding aconitate hydratase yields the protein MITIESTPEFVSSVYARMDRTLEVVRRNLGRPLGLAEKIVLSHLDEPATTGMERGKTYVQLRPDRVILQDVLGQTAMLQFMQTRRTRTAVPTTIHCDHLIQARVEGEADLRESLAENREVYDFLRTAAAKYGVGFWGPGAGIIHQVALENYAFPGELMIGTDSHTPNAGGLGACAVGVGGADAVEVMAGLPWEVLYPKVIGVRLTGELVGWTAPKDVILKLAGELTVAGGTNAIIEYFGPGARSISATGKATITNMGAELGATTSIFPYDPRMAKYLAATGRGELATLAERSQRLLAADPEVEARPERWFDRVVEIDLSTLEPHIVGPHSPDRARSISRLGAEVRDPGNKFVDVISTALIGSCTNSSYEDMSRSADVAEQARAHGVKAAVPFMVTPGSEQIRATIERDGQMASLLAIEGTVLANACGPCIGQWRRAKEAAGVPNTIVTSYNRNFPMRNDGQPTTMNFIGSPEIVTALALAGRLSFNPVTDSITGADGKPFKLRPPKAAPEVPARGFAKGRSSYTAPPEDGSRITLSVDPRSERLQLMEPWPAWDGGDFREMPVLLKTKGKTTTDHISPAGPWLRYRGHLDKFSDNMFMGATNAYTGEAGKGLNLITGERGQSISKIARDYKARGLRWVVVGDHNYGEGSSREHAALSPRLLGGVAVIARSFARIHESNLKKQGLLALTFGDPAHYDRIREDDRLSLVELKELAPGRPVTCLVHHADGRVETLMLNHSYGPAQFEWFRRGSALNLFHKEAAS from the coding sequence ATGATCACCATCGAGTCCACTCCCGAATTCGTCTCGAGCGTCTACGCGCGCATGGACCGGACCCTCGAGGTCGTCCGCCGGAACCTGGGGCGGCCGCTGGGACTGGCGGAGAAGATCGTGCTCTCGCACCTCGACGAGCCCGCGACGACCGGCATGGAGCGCGGCAAGACCTACGTCCAGCTCCGGCCCGACCGCGTGATCCTCCAGGACGTGCTGGGCCAGACCGCGATGCTCCAGTTCATGCAGACGCGCCGCACGCGGACCGCCGTGCCGACGACGATCCACTGCGACCACCTCATCCAGGCGCGGGTCGAGGGCGAGGCGGACCTGCGCGAGTCGCTCGCGGAGAATCGCGAGGTCTACGACTTCCTCCGGACGGCCGCCGCCAAGTACGGCGTCGGCTTCTGGGGGCCCGGCGCCGGCATCATCCACCAGGTCGCGCTGGAGAACTACGCGTTCCCCGGCGAGCTGATGATCGGCACCGACTCCCACACGCCGAACGCCGGGGGCCTCGGCGCCTGCGCCGTCGGCGTCGGCGGCGCCGACGCCGTCGAGGTGATGGCCGGCCTGCCCTGGGAGGTGCTCTACCCGAAGGTGATCGGCGTGCGTCTGACCGGCGAGCTCGTGGGCTGGACGGCGCCGAAGGACGTGATCCTCAAGCTGGCCGGCGAGCTCACCGTCGCGGGCGGCACCAACGCGATCATCGAGTACTTCGGCCCGGGCGCCCGCTCCATCAGCGCCACCGGCAAGGCGACCATCACCAACATGGGCGCCGAGCTCGGCGCGACCACCTCGATCTTCCCGTACGACCCGCGCATGGCGAAGTACCTCGCGGCCACCGGCCGCGGCGAGCTGGCGACGCTCGCCGAGCGCTCGCAGCGTCTCCTCGCCGCGGACCCGGAGGTCGAGGCGCGCCCGGAGCGCTGGTTCGATCGGGTCGTGGAGATCGACCTGTCCACGCTCGAGCCCCACATCGTGGGCCCGCACTCACCGGACCGCGCGCGTTCCATCTCGCGGCTCGGCGCCGAGGTGCGGGACCCGGGTAACAAGTTCGTGGACGTCATCTCCACCGCGCTCATCGGGAGCTGCACGAACTCGTCCTACGAGGACATGAGCCGATCCGCGGACGTCGCCGAGCAGGCGCGCGCTCACGGCGTCAAAGCGGCGGTGCCCTTCATGGTGACGCCGGGCTCGGAGCAGATCCGCGCCACGATCGAGCGGGACGGCCAGATGGCCTCGCTCCTGGCGATCGAGGGGACCGTGCTGGCGAACGCCTGCGGTCCGTGCATCGGCCAGTGGCGCCGCGCCAAAGAGGCGGCCGGCGTGCCGAACACCATCGTCACCTCGTACAACCGCAACTTCCCCATGCGCAACGACGGGCAGCCGACGACGATGAACTTCATCGGGAGCCCGGAGATCGTGACGGCCCTGGCCCTGGCCGGCCGGCTGTCCTTCAACCCCGTGACCGATTCGATCACCGGCGCCGACGGCAAGCCCTTCAAGCTCCGGCCGCCGAAGGCCGCGCCGGAAGTTCCCGCGCGCGGGTTCGCCAAGGGCCGCTCCTCGTACACGGCGCCGCCCGAGGACGGGAGCCGCATCACGCTGTCGGTGGACCCGCGGAGCGAGCGGCTCCAGCTCATGGAGCCGTGGCCGGCGTGGGACGGCGGCGATTTCCGCGAGATGCCGGTGCTCTTGAAGACCAAGGGCAAGACGACCACCGACCACATCTCGCCCGCGGGCCCCTGGCTCCGCTACCGGGGACACCTCGACAAGTTCAGCGACAACATGTTCATGGGCGCGACCAACGCCTACACCGGCGAGGCGGGCAAGGGCCTGAACCTGATCACCGGCGAGCGGGGACAGTCGATCTCGAAGATCGCCAGGGACTACAAGGCCCGGGGTCTCAGGTGGGTCGTCGTCGGCGACCACAACTACGGCGAGGGCAGCAGCCGCGAGCACGCCGCGCTGTCGCCGAGGCTACTCGGCGGCGTCGCGGTGATCGCGCGGAGCTTCGCGCGCATCCACGAGAGCAATCTGAAGAAGCAGGGGCTCCTCGCGCTGACGTTCGGCGATCCGGCGCACTACGACCGGATCCGCGAGGACGACCGCCTGAGCCTCGTCGAACTGAAGGAGCTGGCGCCGGGCCGGCCCGTCACGTGCCTCGTCCACCACGCCGACGGCCGCGTGGAGACGCTGATGCTAAACCACTCCTACGGCCCCGCGCAGTTCGAGTGGTTCAGGCGCGGCTCGGCGCTCAACCTCTTCCACAAGGAGGCGGCCTCCTAG
- a CDS encoding amidohydrolase family protein — MRYDVISADCHIDLCWLPPDLFASNASAAMRDRMPFVSDGPTGPRWTTKKGAALGRPCGMGSAGREYVPGRIYRSDRMAATGLYDDGKRGIRRITDPELRLRDQDRDGVQGEVLYGVLGTTGRMSDPEAAVEVMRIYNEWLAGFCATHPDRYAGLASIPNHPLEAAIAEVERVAKRGVLRGLDIANSSDLTPLWHPYWNRLWDVINACGLPLHFHTVGGYLPDHIRKIVLVGSDPTRASAPDAPKVDLPVARAAFATSITQFQINMANILASLTFAGVLERHPRLRLVLGESGIGWIPYILQRMDAEWEDQFKDLSLTMPPSEYWRRQCKATFQTDPIGIKLLDELGAENVMWGSDFPHPDGVWPDSQEYIQKELGHLPADVRRKVVCENAGRFYGFALT; from the coding sequence ATGCGATACGACGTGATCTCCGCCGACTGCCACATCGACCTCTGCTGGCTCCCGCCCGACCTGTTCGCGTCCAACGCGTCGGCCGCGATGCGGGACCGCATGCCCTTCGTGAGCGACGGTCCCACGGGGCCCAGGTGGACCACGAAGAAGGGTGCGGCCCTCGGCCGCCCGTGCGGCATGGGCTCGGCGGGCCGGGAGTACGTCCCCGGGCGGATCTACCGCTCGGACCGGATGGCGGCGACCGGTCTCTACGACGACGGCAAGCGTGGGATCCGGCGCATCACCGATCCGGAGCTGCGGCTCCGTGACCAGGACCGCGACGGCGTGCAGGGCGAGGTCCTCTACGGGGTCCTCGGCACGACGGGGCGGATGAGCGACCCGGAGGCGGCCGTCGAGGTCATGCGCATCTACAACGAGTGGCTCGCCGGCTTCTGCGCGACCCATCCCGACCGGTACGCGGGCCTGGCCTCGATCCCGAATCACCCGCTCGAGGCGGCCATCGCCGAGGTGGAGCGCGTGGCCAAGCGCGGCGTGCTGCGCGGCCTGGACATCGCCAACTCGTCGGACCTGACGCCGCTCTGGCACCCCTACTGGAACCGCCTGTGGGACGTCATCAACGCGTGCGGCCTTCCGCTCCACTTCCACACGGTGGGCGGCTACCTCCCCGACCACATCCGGAAGATCGTGCTCGTCGGCTCCGATCCCACGCGCGCCAGCGCGCCCGACGCGCCCAAGGTGGACCTCCCCGTGGCCCGGGCGGCCTTCGCGACCAGCATCACCCAGTTCCAGATCAACATGGCCAACATCCTCGCCTCGCTGACCTTCGCCGGCGTGCTGGAGCGCCATCCGCGTCTGCGCCTGGTGCTCGGCGAGAGCGGCATCGGCTGGATCCCCTACATCCTCCAGCGCATGGACGCCGAGTGGGAGGACCAGTTCAAGGATCTCTCGCTCACGATGCCGCCCAGCGAGTACTGGCGGCGGCAGTGCAAGGCGACGTTCCAGACGGACCCGATCGGCATCAAGCTCCTCGACGAGCTCGGCGCCGAGAACGTGATGTGGGGCTCCGACTTCCCGCACCCCGACGGCGTGTGGCCGGACTCGCAGGAGTACATCCAGAAGGAGCTCGGGCACCTGCCCGCGGACGTCCGCCGGAAGGTGGTCTGCGAGAACGCCGGGCGTTTCTACGGCTTCGCGCTCACGTAG
- a CDS encoding mandelate racemase/muconate lactonizing enzyme family protein encodes MKITHVTTRVLRTPADNPLVVGLPAPTDTREFVTLELGTDQGLVGLGLTFFGAALTPALKAAVDALAGLVVGDDPTQVEAIAAKLRRAAGGSGPGGIFTLALSAIDVACWDLRGKAQGQSVCALLGGLRDRVATYASGALMRPHPVDYLAKAGPRLAGMGFKQMKMQCGSEPTVAASIERVRVMREAIGHEIDLMCDINQLWSVNHAIEVGRRMEPYHLYWLEDPTAHDDYAGLARIADVLATPIAAGEYHYGIVPFRHLLEARSIDIVMIDLLRVGGITQWMKVAGMAEAFNLPVVSHLVPELHVHLVAAIPNGLTVEYMPWTLRLYEETPKLEGGQLVVPAKPGFGLAFDQAAIKRYQVA; translated from the coding sequence ATGAAGATCACTCACGTCACCACCCGCGTGCTGCGCACCCCGGCCGACAACCCGCTGGTCGTCGGCCTCCCCGCCCCCACCGATACGCGCGAGTTCGTCACCCTCGAGCTCGGGACGGACCAGGGCCTGGTCGGTCTCGGCCTCACGTTCTTCGGCGCCGCGCTGACGCCGGCGCTCAAGGCGGCGGTGGACGCCCTCGCGGGGCTCGTCGTCGGCGACGACCCCACCCAGGTGGAGGCGATCGCCGCGAAGCTCCGCCGCGCGGCGGGCGGCTCGGGCCCGGGCGGCATCTTCACGCTGGCCCTCTCGGCGATCGACGTCGCGTGCTGGGACCTCCGCGGCAAGGCCCAGGGCCAGTCCGTGTGCGCGCTCCTCGGCGGCCTGCGCGACCGCGTGGCGACATACGCGAGCGGCGCCCTCATGCGCCCCCACCCCGTGGACTATCTCGCGAAGGCCGGGCCGCGCCTCGCCGGCATGGGCTTCAAGCAGATGAAGATGCAGTGCGGGAGCGAGCCCACCGTCGCGGCGTCCATCGAACGCGTCCGGGTCATGCGCGAGGCCATCGGACATGAGATCGACCTGATGTGCGACATCAACCAGCTCTGGAGCGTGAACCACGCGATCGAGGTCGGGCGCCGCATGGAGCCCTACCATCTCTACTGGTTGGAGGATCCGACGGCGCACGACGACTACGCCGGCCTGGCGCGCATCGCCGACGTGCTCGCCACGCCGATCGCCGCGGGCGAGTACCACTACGGCATCGTGCCCTTCCGCCACCTGCTCGAGGCGCGCTCGATCGACATCGTGATGATCGACCTGCTGCGCGTGGGCGGTATCACGCAGTGGATGAAGGTCGCCGGCATGGCCGAGGCGTTCAACCTGCCCGTCGTGAGCCACCTCGTCCCCGAGCTCCACGTCCATCTCGTCGCCGCGATCCCGAACGGCCTCACCGTCGAGTACATGCCGTGGACGCTCAGGCTCTACGAGGAGACGCCGAAGCTCGAGGGCGGCCAGCTCGTCGTGCCCGCGAAGCCGGGCTTCGGCCTCGCGTTCGATCAGGCGGCGATCAAGCGCTACCAGGTCGCCTGA